In SAR202 cluster bacterium, a single genomic region encodes these proteins:
- a CDS encoding IS5/IS1182 family transposase, translated as MHRNMGNPSMIEAFLPEQVGRNERLERIAQVVDWEKMGKLVSDI; from the coding sequence ATGCACCGCAATATGGGAAACCCGTCCATGATCGAAGCGTTCCTTCCCGAGCAGGTTGGGCGTAACGAGCGATTGGAGAGGATAGCCCAAGTTGTGGACTGGGAAAAGATGGGAAAGCTGGTGTCAGATATC